The following proteins are encoded in a genomic region of Gossypium hirsutum isolate 1008001.06 chromosome D05, Gossypium_hirsutum_v2.1, whole genome shotgun sequence:
- the LOC107906986 gene encoding CXXC motif containing zinc binding protein, whose amino-acid sequence MVKFLLKIAADLQNLTNLQPQGGCDDPSFSYLFKLKCENCGEVSPRETCVSLGDTVPLPRGKGTTNLIQKCKLCLRDGTVTVIPGRGKPLTQEESEAENYAPLMLFECRGYEPIDYVFGGGWKVESLEGTKFEGVDLSGGDFAEYDEEGEYDVKISNLRSTFDVVK is encoded by the exons ATGGTGAAGTTCTTGCTGAAGATCGCTGCCGACCTCCAAAATCTTACAAACCTCCAGCCTCAGGGCGGCTGCGACGATCCTTCCTTCTCCTATCTCTTTAAG CTGAAATGTGAGAACTGTGGTGAGGTGAGTCCAAGGGAAACATGTGTGAGCTTGGGCGATACTGTTCCTCTTCCTCGGGGCAAGGGAACCACTAACCTCATTCAGAAG TGCAAACTTTGCTTGAGGGACGGAACTGTAACAGTGATCCCAGGCCGAGGTAAACCACTGACCCAGGAAGAGAGCGAAGCAGAGAACTATGCACCTCTGATGCTTTTTGAGTGCAGGGGTTATGAGCCTATAGATTATGTGTTTGGTGGTGGCTGGAAGGTTGAATCT CTGGAAGGGACTAAGTTTGAAGGTGTCGACTTGTCTGGAGGTGACTTTGCTGAGTATGATGAAGAGGGCGAGTACGATGTAAAGATATCCAACCTCCGCTCGACTTTTGATGTGGTGAAGTAG
- the LOC107906987 gene encoding glycosyltransferase BC10, producing the protein MQTRIGSVGSLEEGKDPVITTRTSQSKTLPLRALQLFGFFLALCIGFSIISIYTIRRFGIYSTVTTVKSTFVPCAEESNSLDHWRKPPSSLLHSMSDKELLWRASFVPRIKKYPFNRLPKIAFMFLTKGPLPLAPLWERFFRGHEGLYSVYIHSLPSFKAEFPSSSVFYRRQIPSQVAEWGRMSMCDAERRLLANALLDISNEWFILLSESCIPLYNFSVIYQYIMKSKHSFMGAFDDPGPFGRGRYNYNMVPEVNISKWRKGSQWFEVNRKLAINIVEDVTYYPKFERFCRPACYVDEHYFPTMLTIQTPNLLANRSITWVDWSRGGPHPGTFGRSDITEDFFKRILEGHQCKYNDQPSSICFLFARKFAPSAMEPLLQIAQKVLGF; encoded by the exons ATGCAAACAAGAATCGGGTCGGTTGGGTCATTAGAGGAAGGCAAGGATCCGGTGATTACAACTAGGACAAGCCAATCTAAGACTCTGCCATTGAGGGCACTTCAGTTGTTTGGGTTCTTTCTTGCCCTCTGTATTGGCTTTTCGATCATTAGCATATATACAATCCGGCGTTTTGGAATTTATAGCACGGTAACTACGGTTAAGTCCACTTTTGTGCCGTGTGCTGAAGAATCGAATAGCTTAGATCATTGGAGAAAACCCCCGTCGAGTTTGCTTCATTCAATGAGCGATAAAGAGCTCTTATGGAGGGCGTCTTTTGTGCCGAGAATAAAGAAGTATCCATTTAATAGACTTCCGAAGATTGCTTTTATGTTCTTGACCAAGGGGCCCTTGCCACTTGCTCCTCTTTGGGAGAGGTTTTTCAGGGGGCATGAAGGGCTTTATTCTGTCTATATTCATTCACTGCCATCCTTCAAGGCCGAGTTTCCATCTTCTTCAGTATTTTACCGGAGGCAAATCCCAAGTCAA GTTGCTGAATGGGGAAGGATGAGCATGTGTGATGCCGAGAGAAGGCTCCTTGCCAATGCCTTGCTTGACATATCCAATGAATGGTTTATCCTCCTCTCCGAATCTTGCATTCCTTTATACAATTTCAGTGTCATCTACCAGTACATAATGAAATCCAAACATAGCTTCATGGGTGCATTTGATGACCCCGGTCCATTCGGCAGAGGACGATACAATTATAATATGGTTCCGGAGGTGAATATCAGCAAGTGGCGTAAGGGGTCCCAATGGTTTGAAGTTAACCGAAAACTTGCAATCAACATAGTGGAAGATGTTACCTATTATCCTAAGTTTGAACGGTTCTGCCGACCAGCATGTTACGTGGACGAGCACTACTTCCCCACCATGTTAACCATCCAGACACCCAATCTCTTAGCGAATAGAAGCATCACATGGGTTGATTGGTCAAGGGGTGGGCCTCATCCTGGTACATTTGGCAGATCAGACATTACAGAAGACTTCTTCAAGAGAATCTTGGAAGGTCATCAGTGTAAGTATAATGATCAGCCGAGTTcgatttgttttctttttgccAGAAAATTTGCACCGAGCGCTATGGAGCCCTTATTACAGATAGCACAGAAGGTTTTGGGATTCTGA